One Pectinophora gossypiella chromosome 10, ilPecGoss1.1, whole genome shotgun sequence genomic window, acattactggctcACCACCCATTTGTACGATTGTCCATTCCAATATAGATTAAGGTCAGAAATAGATTGTATTTGTCAATGAGTGTCCTCTGTTGTAAGGTGTTCTACATTCAAAATGTTGATTGTCTCAATTTTTTATTTAGGAGGACCGCTACTCCAATTCTAGAGCTAGTGGTCGCTTTAACTTACTATTATCTCCTCTTCTCTCCCTCACTGGGACAATCCCCTAAAGTTTGGAAACCGTCCAAGCTACTCTCTGCCAAAAGCTTGTAACccagaattttttatttcaaagttATAGCTTTATTACATGCCTCACTGcagagtaatataatgtaaagtAAGGCAATGTTGACATGGTAAGAGATGGATCCTTTATGTGGatacgtatttatttttataaggtaAGTGGAGTGGTAAATGGGTACGCAAGTATGAGGAGAAAGGGAAATAACAGCAAGTACTATGAAATAAGATGATCCTGGATTGCTGAGTTCATCAAACTTAAAACAACCCATATGACAGGATGACGAATAATTATGTCATCATGAAAGATTAATCATGTattttgtctgattgttaaaattaagttctctgcaataaagtatatttgcttttatttattatttaataacaagaATTACATCGATAAGTATTGAGTATCTATTAGGCTTTAAAATGAATTCCCGTAATAACGCAggcattattttatgtatttttaggacaaccaacagttataaaaatacaaatataaaacacaaaacaaccaTAATAATTGAAAACTATACACACTTTTTCGCTAATAACCCTAGGAatctaaaaaggctacattaaaGTAGTTCTTCTAAAAAGCGAATTAAGGCGCTGAGTGGCTAGACTCACTCCAAGacttcttaaataaataaaaccgaaCCACTTAATGGCTTAAGCACTTGGAATAGTCTTGTAACAACTGACTGTAGGACCAACCAGgctgaaatgtgacgtcacttgcTGGAAGAATCCGTATCAGCGAACACCTTGTACGGACCAAAAGGAAgattattatgaatattattagAAGCGAGATAACCGTAAAGATTTCTATAGTTATTATGAAGCCCATAAGAATAAGGTAGATAAATTCCATAGTTTGAAAGTAAAACTGCCAACATTGGATCTACAGGTAGGTGGTTTAGACTATTGTACCTGTGTAGAACCTTTAAAGGCAAAGGCAAATATATAACTTGAGGTGGAACAGATTTTTGAACACTTGCAATTCTAGATTTTGCATAGTTTTGTAAGTTATcgtttttgtgtattttatacTTGTCAAGAATGTCTAAAAACATCCCCGTTATGTTGGAATTTGATACCATCTTGTTAGCTACAGGTGCTTTGTAGATGTATCCAGATCTGATTATATTGTTTGTTTCGGGATAGAAAAAGTCTTTAATTTCTGAATTTTCAGTAACTTCATAGGATCGAACATTATCTTCTTTTAAACTTTGTGTAGCTGACGGaatgttctgtttaatagtgtATTTTGATTcaatattcacattttgttcTTTACTGTTAACGAAATTATCTGGAAACTCGCTTACAAAATCAGTTGTATCAATTTTCTTTGCTTTTCTCACACTTATTTCTGTAGATGTTTCTATAGGGAGAAGTTTGATGTTACTTTTATCATCGCcttgttttatttctttctctTCACTAGATTTGGTTTTCACTTGTGTTGAAATATAATCCGTTTCAtctgaaatgaaaaatatataataaatactattaCTATGTTTCAAAAACTGGTATGTGTTTTATAAGATCAATTGTCTCACTGTTGAAAATATTTCCCTTTATTTTGTTAAGATTATTTGTTACATGTACAAGAAAGCActgatttttttaatgttgtttaCAACATTTTTGTCTTAGGCCTTACCTTGGATTGCAGAAGAGCTCGATACAGTGTTGTCTTCGTTAGATTTTTTTTCGTCTTTGCTcatcatctgcggcaaaccaaACCTTTTCACTACAAAGTCACTGTAAAGCATTTGAGGCTCTACCAATTTTATGACGTCACTTTTCAATACATCGTCATTTTCTGTTGTCAGTTCAACGTTAGAGGTCCATGAAGAATCAATGTCATACATGTTGTTAGGTTTCTGAATATTGACTCTCAGTCTGCGGTATATATCTTCGATAGGTATTGGGGTCCACTCATTTTTGGAACTCACAGCAAAGGAGAAAATTATctgaaatataatttatagaaatataatttattttcattgctGTTATATGTTTAGTTGAGGAGCATACAATTCCTAGTAGCAGTACTTGCTTGGGATTTTACAATTTTGTTCCAAATAAAAATAGGCACGTGATTAGGTGAATGGAGCTGTTCCACTTCAATTAAAACCCAAGCAGCTATATTCAGCTCAATTTTAAAACGCTCCAATTCGTCTCAAATAAATTGCCAAGAAAAAACGACACAATCGCAACCGTACAATTTTTCTCAATCTCAAACTCACTTCAGTTAAACCGAGACAATTGAAAGAGTAACTCACGGTGAGGAGGGCAAAGTGAATGATCCTCAGTGTCGGCATGTTGAGGGCACTTGGCTCTCGGGGCTCTCTAGGCAGCTCTCGGCATTAAGGTGAGTGGTCGGTCGGCGCGGCGACGACTGAGTGCAGACACGACGCACGGAAAACATCACCTTTGCTGCGTCAGACCTCGCTCATACTGGAGGCGGTTTTCTACGACTTTGTGTTAGTACAAGTCTAATGTTATTGTCTCTGTTTCTGAAATCTCGTTATCAGACAGTGAACAAATCAAAACAGCCAGTAGCCTTTAACTGGGTGGATGGTTAAAATACATGGTAATATTTGTAGATGTCAcaaaaaactcacgcctatttcccaccgaggttaGCAGAGActaattccattttcttcgatcttGATTAAGTTGAAGTACTTCACTGGCTTCCTCCAAATCcatcaatcgattcatacatgcacgtcggttcagagtaaacCCTTGAAGGACATCACCAATTGagtgaaagaaaatattaaattatttacttaagaacAATAAACAAATGCTTTACTTCGGCCCTAAATTCAACCCAGTTGAATAGCAGACGTTTTACAGGACTACATTAAGTTAAGAATGGCTTACCCATTGAATGACACCATCGTAATATTTTGTTCAACGACCTAGCTAGCAAATAGGTACAACGGACACCCttattcttaataaaaaatcCAGTACTCACTACCAATGTGAATACAAGTTAACAACGAAACCTCATGCCGATGTCTTAATTGTGTCTTCCCGCAGTGCCTAGGACACGGTATTGCTTTCAACCAAACAGCTGTCTTGTCCCAAGTGGACAGAGCGCTAAGTGCTGCTTTATGATGATGAGCTTCTTTCGAAAGTGTCCGTTTATGTCCGCAATTGTCTTTGTCTTTGTTTACGAGTCCGAGTGAAATTAGAGTTGGATGGTTCTTTGAAAGGTTTTTGATGTCAGTCATGTGTTTTTaggttttgttgttttgtgatGTATGTTTCTGTGATGGTACGGAAGTTTAATTCAattgacatacataaactgcctatatacgtcccactgctgggcaaaggcctcccttcaatcaaccagagggggtatggagcatactccaccacgctgctccattatgggttggtggaggtgtttttacggctaatagccgggaccaatggcttaacgtgccctccgaagcacggaatcatcttactttttcggcaatcaggtgattcaagcctgaaaagtcgttACCAAACTTTTCAGGCAaagttctaaccactagacaacggaggctgttaatctcagtttaacataacataacataatatattaatctCACgacgtcagaggtacattcatcagaAAATGAACTTAATaaccccaccgagctttctgttagaccgacgtagTGGGTGGAGAGCCGTATTCAAATCAACTCTTATTTAACCttacaataaactttacaattataaattttacaaaataaactttacattgtgtctggttgaaatctgcgttccggcgttcgaaaagtTAATGTCTTTTGTATGGTCACATTCTGCCAGTATCATGGTACGGAAGTTTTTTTGTCGTTTACGACAGAGGGTACATGTGAAatagattttattaaaaatctttGCAGAACGATTGGCAATGGGTGGACTTTAGTTAAGATTTATGACAACTTCCAGCCATCGTTCGTATTTGCTTCAAGATAATGAATGACAAACGACGAGCCTTGAAATGACAGGTAACCAATACGTTTTTATTATGTACACTGTACACAGAGAAATCTGCAAAAGAAAAAGCCTAGAAAAATCCGAGTCACCTATTTACACCGATCCAAATCCGGCAAGACGGTAAGTCTTGATTTAAGAACTAATTTAATTACGCATTTTAATATCGCAGTTCCAATCTATATGCTAATGTCGTGTTGCCAACTGTACTGCCTTACTAATTAATGAATTTTTCTCGCTTGGAGAATTTGTAATTACTGTATATATCTTCGTAAAAAGCGACTTAATTCAGGTTAAGAAGATACAGTTTTGAAAAACGTcaacaataatttattgtacctatttataGAAATTTAAAATTCGGAAGTCGGCCTATATTCGAAAGCCTCAATAAACCTATTGACGAATAACACAATAAACGAATATTATGCAATTCCCACAATATTACATAATGcagggtcaaattgataacctccttttagaagtcggtaaaaatacagccaaaaaagACATGGACAAGTCATTATTTACAATGTCTCCATCCATACAGAATAAGGATAATTACACAattgatttattaaaaaagtatataattcaTACATTTACAATTAAACTTGCAGACATGTCTCTCGTTAATATACCGATGCAAGCTAAAGGTATTCCCGTCACGGAGGCGGCAGGGCTCCGCGCCGGGGGCGGCGGCCTAGCCCGTGCCGGCCGCAGATTTATCTAATTAACCACCATTAAAACTCCGCACATCCCCAATTATACGAACCAtgcaaaatggccgaaaatgcAGCTCAAAGTTCCGGCTATTTTGTCGTTTAAATGTTTCAATTGTCAGCAGAATAaacgtaggtattttatttattgcttacATTTCTAATTAGTTTCTGATAGAGCCGTGGTAACcttgttggtagaacgcttgcctctcactttgaggtcgcaggttcgaaaccagcacaggcctaaaccaatgattgtcgaattcatgtttggatcataaatgattatcacgtgcatcggcgaaggaaaacatcgtgaggaaagccacattcccaggaaatgcattttcggagatatgtgacctaacttgtaatgGTTTTTCTTTCACGAGGtggaaggtctgacaggcagtcgctcctgtaaaaaaccgaacctctCTTctggttagttaagcggaccccgtgagaaacgagataatgttagggagatgatatcCGAGTAGTGAAAGCTTGTGTTGTACAAACGcagagttaataataataaaaacttagtTGTCATCCaattaaaattcattatttcAAATACTGTTTgtcatcagaaatcagaatcacttAACAAAGCATAAGCtcaccaattggggtagtcagaggcacatccatcacaagatgaactcagTACCCTCATATCACCGAGCTGTCTGTTATTTGTgattcagaataatttattttacgtagtacctaattatcatggataaatttgTTGATCGTTTTAGCATTtttgataatatacctacttggcATTTTCTAATTAAAATGAAGAATAAGTTGCACCGTTTCCCCAACAATCTGGCAATTATAAATGTTTCTCCGCTCTTTACTATAATTTCAATGAATTCGAACGTCCTCAGTGGGTCGCCAGTCATACCGACCGGTAATTACATTGCGTGTAAATATTAGGCTGGTGTCATCGCCATTAATCTCGAGCCCAGTGACGTTGATTTACGAGCCACGAGACACGCAGCTCGAGCCAGCCGACGTGTTCACACCTGTCCTGACACGAGTCAGTTTCCACGATATTTGAGAAAGTTCATCTGAATTGAGGACATTAATGAGACTATAATTTTCCATTTGGGTAAGAAACTCaccatcttcttatcgtgtttgtcacagggtccgcttacctatgaTAAGAATTAAGAAACTATTAGAGGTAGTTTTACGTGTGTAGAACCGTGGGAGGGTGGGTttttatagataataataattatgttccgagaaacaaaatacaacagaatgtctattttattaaactttaaTTAGTTTCTTCGCATAAATCGATAATTTCATTTTGTTGTTTCGACTTCCATAATTGTAAAGTTTTGAAAGTCCTTGTTGTTGGTGTGTTACTGGCTTTTATGTAAGGCTGATTTGTTGATACTTGTGGTGAACTATCTTTCGACGTTTTTGTGCTACATTCAGAGGTTTTACGcctgaaaataaaatagtttcttATAATCATTCGTAATTTGTGGCTGGTTTATCTTggttatctttatcttctcgtGCTCTACTAAGAAAAGTACATAAATTACTACTCTAGAACATGGTAGGAAGAATGATGGTCTAGAGTAGAAACTTCAAAGTCCACACTTTTCAGTTTATTTACCTTCCATCACTAACATCTAACAATTGTCCCACATCTTTCAGTTTTCCGTGAGacatgttaattaatttataagcacgttacaaaaattaaattaaaccacGTACGGTTTGAATAATTTCCCAAGCGATTTTCAATACCGCGTTCTAATTTGATACAGCGACATCTAGGAAATAATATaagaactaaaataaaatgcgAGTCAGCGCCACCTCTGCCGTACCTTAGGTAATACGTACTATCACTACCAGCTTAGCTTCGGAAGTTCACTTTAACGTTATAGTACGTAGTTCTGTGAATATAATACAGATGTCTCCTTAGCGTATTTTTAGCTTCAATGAAGTAACTAATAAGTAAGATTACGTTATGTTTCTCTGTGATACTGATATACAGAAGTATTCAcacaagtcactgtggtcctgtgatacaccggcttgcttctcaaaagagaagcgccggttcgaaccccggtaccggacttgcaccaatgagttattatcttaagtgcagttttcactaacagagTTCGCTCGACTATATTGAGAGATACGGCCTACCTATCACGACGGTTtaaaaaagctcggtgaggtgtgggtacttagctcatcttgcgatggatgtgcctctgcctatcccaattggaatatagtcgtgagcttatgttgtgttttaaaGTCATTGGTTAAAAGCTAGCAttcaatacaaaataaacaggCTCTATaaattgtttccaactagtggaTCGGTATACAGGCACAGAAGTATCCTCAATCAATCGGTCgtaaatgtaggtacctattaaatcATTTTATAAGGAATATTAAAGGGGAAAGTGTTGCCATCCATAATGCACCGTTAGCTCATATTAATTTGGAAATAAAATCAGTACCTAATAGCCGTCCGAACTTGTTCCATTGTACACGTTGATGTtagaagtaagtaggtatgttttttaTCGGAGAAGGCATTTAGTATTGATTTTCTGTGTAAAGTAGGAAAGAGTAAAAATTTAAGAAACTTTTCCATTATCTATCCTTTTCTCTATCTATATCTATGTATAGGTACTCGTATGATAAGTAAATACAAATTGTGGCAGATACAAGTTTGACCCAAAATATTATGAACTCCGTTTAgagataaattttataataataaacatcaaTAAATTTAGTATCACGCTTGCATACCCGAAGGGTAGAGaggtattcattttgtaaatagTAGTAATGGCTGCGGGTTATCTCACAAGGGACTAGTCGTTATGCCTACTTATGACTTCAAAACAACGCTATCTCTAAAAACGACTCTATTTGAAAACAGTTACAACTAAATCTTCACCGGCGGGCGACTCTGTCCAAACAACCGTATCCACTCCTTACCACATCAAACCAAGTGAAAGTAAATGTGCGGAACAACGTGACATGCTCCACACGAGGTGCCTACCGCATCCGACCGGCCGATGGCGATGTTGTGGAGTATGTCCGACACGCCTCCGCCTTCACAGATGGCTTCGTAGGTacctgtttatattttttaaactagtctgtgggcttagcaccgtaagcgcgcgactctttctcgcctcgacatacgtcacccgtcactctaccacagtactgcacagaaagagacagacgatctctgtcgtggcgagaaagagtcgcgtgcttacggtgctaggcccgcaggtTTATTATAGAATCGCCTGAATGGCGTTCATTAGGCACTTAGCGGttaaatgggaagcgctgggGGTTATCATCCAGTTAAAAACTGTAGACAAGGAAAACAAAGAAAAGCTTGAAGTTATATACcgatgtgtttttaattattttattgaatgataagttttgaataaaaaaaatccaagaaGATTTGCGTCTATGATAACTTAGGACTGGGACTGAATAAAGACACATAAATCATTCAAGTATTTTTTCTTATCCCCTCGTGTTTTTTTAATCGATACCTTTTCGTGCAGTTAAACTTCGATCTAAATCCCTTCCACATAATACACACACAAAATGCCGCACGACCTTAACCCGCACCAATCCTATTGCGCGCGCGCCATATCACCGGAAATCGCCATCTTGAGTAACAGTGGAAATGGCGGCATTTCCGGGAAACAGCTGATAACGCGGGAAGCCGATCGTAAGATTACTATTTGATTACAGCTTAGCACAATAATACTCGTGGTGTGATAATTTTGAGCATCTgagtttgatttgattttgagttagaaagaagcagctacattgtatgagaatgtcaaattttccttcaaatctgtctgtcttgcaatctttgagggctaattacttagttttatgcccttattaagggtactttttttggatgtttctaaaagcttattaaatggagcagtttttagaaatactttcagggtttattattcttcggcgaagttttaacaactgtaacaattttggtcgaattcttactttgacttccgataactttttttttatacttgatttgactttgatttatctttgattgagcggtacacagccttaggcatagttgtgaagtaaaataaaataattattaagaaagggatagcgacaaaatgattatttctgaagtaaggtagaaaatctagaaaaaggtacaaaatgggtcatatctcctaaaccgtaaataattgctgaacatacatgggggtgtttctggtagctaatgagcccctctatctaatttttcattttgaacctgatcttctgggccaccctgtatagaggagctcggtggcgcagcggtaaacgcgctcgatctgcgattgttgaagttaagcaactttcgcaaaggccggtcataggatgggtgaccacaaaaaaagttttcatctcgagctcctccgtgcttcggaaggcacgttaagccgttggtcccgggtgcattaacagtcgttaataaccattaatccgcactgggcccgcgtgatggtttaaggccctatctccctatccatccatagggaaggcccgtgccccagcagtggggacgttaatgggctgatgatgatgatgatagtatatttattagttattataaaGGGGAAAGATTTGTATTTCGTATATTGAAAAAAGAAGGCTTGTATGTCTCGAAATTTAATtatgtcacgttaaaaaaaacaaatgttttaagtacttaattttatcGTAAAACATGAAAGTTGTTTGGTGTAGA contains:
- the LOC126370256 gene encoding uncharacterized protein LOC126370256, whose amino-acid sequence is MPTLRIIHFALLTIIFSFAVSSKNEWTPIPIEDIYRRLRVNIQKPNNMYDIDSSWTSNVELTTENDDVLKSDVIKLVEPQMLYSDFVVKRFGLPQMMSKDEKKSNEDNTVSSSSAIQDETDYISTQVKTKSSEEKEIKQGDDKSNIKLLPIETSTEISVRKAKKIDTTDFVSEFPDNFVNSKEQNVNIESKYTIKQNIPSATQSLKEDNVRSYEVTENSEIKDFFYPETNNIIRSGYIYKAPVANKMVSNSNITGMFLDILDKYKIHKNDNLQNYAKSRIASVQKSVPPQVIYLPLPLKVLHRYNSLNHLPVDPMLAVLLSNYGIYLPYSYGLHNNYRNLYGYLASNNIHNNLPFGPYKVFADTDSSSK